DNA from Campylobacter concisus:
GGGCAGAGAATATGGCGATCAGTTTATAATTCCTGCATATCAAAGAGGCTTAGTTTGGAGTGAAACTCAAAAGGTCAATTTAATAAAAACGATTATGGCTGGCGTTCCTATTGGGACTTTTGTTTTTGCAAGGCAAGCCTATGACAAACAAACCCTAAAAAAGCTACCAGCCAGGAAATATTATTTATTAGACGGGCAACAAAGGTTAAATGCGATAAAGAGCTTTTTAGATAATGAATTTGCTATGGACGGATACTTTTTTAAAGATCTACCATATCTTGATAAAAGAGCTTTCATAGATTTTCATAATTTCGGATCGATGATTATAAACGAACCAACACTGGAGCAGGAACTGGATTTTTATTTTACACTAAATTTCGGTGGCACTGCCCATACTAAAGAGGACTTAGAAAAAATAATGAAGTGCAAGAGTGCTTTAAGGATATAAAGATGAAAGATATTAAATTTAAGGCTTATGTTTATGATTTGACTGATGAGGATAGCCATCCTCTTGAAATAGATCTTATGGCAGGTAGATTATGGGACGTCACAAGCATAAATTTTAAAGACCAAATAGTAGAAATTGAAGATGATGATGGTAATACGTGGGAGTATGAACTAAA
Protein-coding regions in this window:
- a CDS encoding DUF262 domain-containing protein gives rise to the protein MLDEKYSSYAEKVLSESDKSDTRRIYKDIFHDSNVVIHENCIMDINDLLLKGREYGDQFIIPAYQRGLVWSETQKVNLIKTIMAGVPIGTFVFARQAYDKQTLKKLPARKYYLLDGQQRLNAIKSFLDNEFAMDGYFFKDLPYLDKRAFIDFHNFGSMIINEPTLEQELDFYFTLNFGGTAHTKEDLEKIMKCKSALRI